The DNA window TCAGCTTGTCGGAAGGGATTATTCACGATCCCGCCGATCTCCTGTCGATGGAAATGGTCGAGCACGATCTCGGATGCGAGATCAGGATGTGGCTGTCAGACCGAAGTGGCAGCTCCTACCAGATGCGCCGACGCGCCTTGGCCGGTCCAGTCGGTTGCGGATTGTGCGGCGTGGAATCCCTGGCCGAGGCCACACGGCCGGTTCAGACGGTGACGGGCTCGCTTCGCGTGCATCCGGGGGCTGTCAAAATCGCCATGACCGATCTTTCCGATGCGCAACGCCTGAACAGGGAAGCCCGCGCCATCCATGCCGCAGCCTTCTGGCGACCAAGTGAGGGCGTGATCGCTATTCGGGAGGACGTCGGACGGCACAACGCGCTCGACAAGCTCGCCGGGGCTCTGGCCAGGGCATCGGAGCCTGGTTCCGATGGTCTCGTGCTGCTGACCAGCCGCGTATCCCTCGAAATGGTGCAGAAGACGGCTCGTATGGGCGCCTCAATCCTGGTCGCCGTCTCGGCGCCGACCGCCCTTGCCGTACGGGTCGCGGAAAGCTGCGGAATCACCCTCGTGGCCGTGGCCCGAGGCGATGCCTTCGAGGTTTTCACGCACCCTGATCGCATCGACTTCCATCCAGCATGAGGGAACGAAGCTGCGCCGAGCCGATTGTGTCAACAGCGAAGCTTTATTTCGGGCGCACGGCCTGATCCAGCAAAGGGTGCGCGGCACAGGCGATGGCGCAGCTCTTCACACCGGCGGCCACCACTCTGTTTCGGGTGGTGATCGTGCTCCTAGGTCTGAGCGCCGTAGCGGCCGGCTGCATAGCCTATGTCTGGGCACGCTCCGACAGCACCTGGAATGTCGGAAAGGCGGCGCCGCAGCCGGTGCCTTTCCGGCATGATCTCCACAGCGGTTCCCTCGGCATCGACTGCCGGTATTGCCACGCGACCGTGGAGCGCGCGGCGGATGCCGGCATGCCCTCCGCCCAGACCTGCATGTCGTGCCATTCGCAGGTATGGGTGGGAGCAAGCGTCCTCGAGCCGGTCCGATCGAGCTTCGTCCTCGGTCAGCCGATCGAATGGACGTCCGTTCATCGCCTGCCGGACTACGCCTATTTCCATCACGCCGCTCACGTGACCAAGGGTGTTGCCTGCGAGACCTGCCACGGCCGCGTGGATCAGATGCCGAAGACGGTGAAGTCCCAGACCATGTCCATGGGATGGTGCCTTGATTGCCATCGCGATCCCGTGCCGAATCTGCGGCCGCGCGAGGCGGTGTTCGCGACCGGATATGAGGCGCATGGCCAGAACCTGCCCGAGGACGTGCGTACATTCTATGAGGAGGCTTCGCGACGCCTCACCAGCTGCAACACCTGCCACCGGTAGAAGCGATGCGTGAGGAACCACCATTCGATGTCGATGCCGTGCGGGTCCGCCTTGCGACGGAGAAGGGACCCACGCTCTGGCGCAGCCTGGAGGAGCTCGCCGATCGGCCGGAGGTTCTCCGGCATATCGAGGCCGAGTTTCCCGACATCGTGCGGGCCTCCGCCATCGACCGGCGGACCCTGCTCCGGCTGATGAGCGCATCCTTGGCCTTGGGAGGCCTCGCGGCCTGCAATGGCAGTGGATCCGGCAGCAACGCACCGCTCCTGTCGCTGAGCCGCAACATGCCCGGTCATACGCCCGGGGTGCCGCTCACCGTAGCCACGTCGATGGCGCTCAACGGCCTTGGTCGGGGCGTCCTCGTCAAGACCCAGGAGGGGCGGCCGATCAAGATCGAGGGCAACCCCCTACATCCGGCAAGCCTCGGCGCGACGGATGTGTTCGCCCAGGCGGAGATTCTGTCCCTCTACGACCCGGATCGATCAGACACTCCGCTCCAGAACGGCTCTGCGAGAAGCTGGGAGGAGCTCACGGGCTTCATCCGACCTGTGCGCAACGATCTCGTCGTGTCGGAGGGAGGGGGATTGCACATCCTGATGCCGCCGACCTCGTCGCCGACCCTGCACCGGCTTATGGCACAAGCGCGGCAGCTCTTTCCATTTGCGAAGTTCCATGAGTTCTCACCCGTCGACGACGGCTGCCGGCGAGACGCCGCCATAGAGTCGTTCGGCCGGGATCTGGATTTCGTTTACGATCTGACCCGGGCCGACATCATCGTGACGCTCGGGGGCGATCTGTTCGCCGAGGAGCCGGGGCACCTGCGCTATGCCGCGGATTTCCAGACACGGCGGCGGGTGCAGGAGCGCGCTCTGCCGCGTCTCTACGCCGTCGAGACGCGGTTGAGCCTCACCGGCGCTCGCGCGGAGGAGCGCCTTCCGGTTAGGCCGAGAGATTTCCAACCCTTCGTTCAAGCTCTTGCGGCTGCTCTGAAAATCGGCGTTGCGTCGACGTCCGAAACGCATCCGGCCATCCTGAAGCTGGCGGATGCGTTGCGCCAGGCGGGATCGCGCAGCCTCGTCGTGGCAGGGCGCGAGCAGCCGACCCGGATTCATGCTCTCGTGCATGCGATCAATGCCCGGCTCGGCGCGTTCGGCACCACGATCCGCGCCATCGAACCGGTCAGGCCGGCAATGGCCGAAATGCGGACGCTGCCCGATCTGGCGCAGGCCATCGAGGCCGGCGAAGTGTCCCGTCTCGTCATTCTTGGTGGAAATCCGGTCTATGCCGCTCCAGCGGACATCGACCTGGCCTCGCTGGTGAGGCGCGTTCCGCTGTCGCTTCATCTCGGCCCGCATTGCGACGAGACGGCGGCCGTCTGCCAGTGGCATATCCCCGAGGCGCATCCGCTCGAAAGCTGGGGCGACCTGCGGGCCTTCGATGGCACGGTCGGCTTGAGGCAGCCCGCAACGATGCCGCTCAAGCCGGGGCTGAGCCAGGAAGAGTTCCTCGGCCTCATGGCTGGTCAGAACCTGACCGGTCAGGCGCTGGTCCAGGCCACGTGGCGTGAGGCCTGGGGCGAGGGCTTCGAGGAACGCTGGGCCCGCGCGCTCGAAGACGGAATGATCGAGGGCTCGGCCGCCCCGACGGTCGCATTGACCGAACGGTTCGATCTGACAGCTGAAATGGCAGTTCCTTCCATATCCAGTGGGATCGACGTGGTGTTCGCTCCCGATCCGTCCGTCTGGGACGGCACCTACGCGAATAACGGCTGGCTGCAGGAGCTGCCGAAGCCCCTGACGAAGCAGGTCTGGGGCAATGCGGCGCTTCTCGCGCCCGAGACCGCAGCCGTCTTCGGCCTGTCCTCGGGCGATGCCGTCGATCTCGCAGTCGACGGGAGGACGATCCGGGTGCCGGTGTGGATCATGCCGGGCCATGCGCCCGGCGCGGTGACGCTGACCCTGGGCTACGGCCGCCAGCGCGCCGGCAGGATCGGCGACGGCATCGGGTTCGACGCCTATGCGGTACGCCCCTCCCGGCGCCCCTGGATCGCCACCGGCGAGATCAGGAAGGCCGGCGAGCGGATCCCGGTCATCTCGACCCAGCAGCACCATTCCCTGCAGGGCCGCGACATCGTGCGGGTGGTCGCCCCCGATCAGGCGCCGGCTCGGGAGCAGGAGGCGCAGCCCTCGCTCTATCCGGAATGGCCCTACGAGGGCCATGCCTGGGGGATGGCGATCGACCTCGATGCCTGCATCGGCTGCAACGCCTGCGTCATCGCCTGCCAGGCCGAGAACAACATCGCAGTCGTCGGGCCGGACGAGGTGGCGAAGGGGCGGGAGATGCACTGGCTGCGGGTCGACCGGTACCATGCGGGCGATCCCGCCAATCCCGCGACCTATTTCCAGCCCGTGCCCTGCATGCATTGCGAGAAGGCGCCCTGCGAGGTGGTCTGCCCGGTCAACGCCACGGTGCATTCGTCGGAGGGGCTCAACGACATGGTCTACAACCGCTGCATCGGCACGAGGACCTGCTCGAACAACTGCCCCTACAAAGTGCGGCGCTTCAACTTCCTCGATTATCGGGGCACGGACTACACGGCCTCGCCCGAGGCCATGAACCCGCAGGTGACGGTCCGCGACCGCGGCGTCATGGAGAAATGCACCTATTGCGTCCAGCGCATCGGGGCGGCCCGCGCCGATGCGCGGGTCGAGGACAGGCCCCTGCGCGACGGCGAGGTGGCGACGGCCTGCCAGCAGGCCTGCCCGACGCAAGCCATCGTGTTCGGGGACGTGAACGATCCCGCAAGCGCCGTGAGCCGCCTCAAGCGGAGCCCGCGCAATTATGCCCTGCTCGGCGAGCTCAACACCAAGCCGCGCACGACCTATCTCGCCCGCATCGAGCCCTCCAGCGAGAATGGGTAGCCCAATGAGCGGTAGAGCCCAGGCGGTGACGAGCACGGTCGCGGACGTTGCGCTGTCCCGCCGGTTCGGCTGGGTCTGGTGGATCGCGCTTCTCGCCTCGGGAGCGCTCGTGCTGCTGCTGGGCTACACGCTGATCTCGGTAGCGATCCTCGGAGTCGGCGTCTGGGGGGTGAACATTCCCTTCGTCTGGGGCTTCGACCTCATCAACTATGCCTGGTGGATCGGCATCGCCAACGGGGCGAGCCTGTTCGCAGCCATCCTGGTGCTGCGTCGCCACGGTCTGCGCACGGCCGTCAACCGCTTCGCCGAAGGCGTGGCGTTCTTCGCCGTCATCTGCGCGGGCATTTTCCCGATCGTCCATCTCGGGCGTCCCTGGCTGTTCTACTGGGTGTTTCCCTATCCGGCGACGTTCCAGGTCTGGCCGCAGTTCCGCAGCACCCTGACCTGGGACTTCTGGGCCATCAGCACCCATGCCATCGTGACGAGCCTGCTCTGGTATGTCGGCCTCATTCCCGACCTCGCGACCCTGCGCGACCGCGCCCGAACCCGGGCGGCGAAGCGGGTCTATGGCGTGTTCGCCCTCGGCTGGCGCGGCTCGGTCCGCCACTGGGCCTATCATCAGCGCGCGTACCGCCTCGTGGCCATCCTGGTGCTGCCCCTGATCCTCATCATGCAGAGCACGGTGGCGTTCGAGTTCGCCGTGACCCTGGTGCCCGACTGGCACGAGACGCGCCAGCCGCTGCATTTCGTGGCCACCGGCCTGGCTCAAGGGTTGTCGATCGTGCTGCTCGTGGCGGTTCTGCTGCGCTGGGGGCTGCGGCTGGGACGCTACATTGACGAGGAGGACGTCGATCTCCTGGGCCGGCTCGTCCTCGCGAGCGCCCTCGTGTCCGGCTATCTCTATCTCGACGAGATCGCGTCCGCGCTTCTGGCCGAGCGCATCCCGCAGGAAGCCACCTTCAACCGCATCACGGGTGATTACGCGGGCCTCTACTGGATGTCCATCGTCTACAGCATCGTGATCCCGCAGCTTCTCTGGCTCAAGGCCGCGCGTCAGAGCACCGTCGCGGGGATCTTCGTCGGAATCTCCATCGGGGTCGGAATCTGGTTCGACCGCTTCTCGATCATCATCGGCGGCCTCCAGACGGACTACCTGCCCTCCATCTGGCGAACCTACGCGCCGACGCTTCCGGAAACAGGCCTGTTCCTCGGGACCCTGGGGTTGTTCGCGGCTCTCTTGCTGCTGTTCGTGCGCTTCCTCCCCGTGGTCTCCATGTTCGAGACCCGCCACGACGAGCACGAGGAGGCCTCCTCATGACGCAGGCTCCCTACGGCGTCATGGCCGAATTCAAGACGCCCGACGCCCTTCTGGCGGCCGTCAGATCCGCCAAGCGCGCCGGCTACACGCGGTTCGATGCCTACAGTCCGTTCCCGCTGCCGGATCTCGCCGAGGAGCTCGGCGTCCGCACCACCGTCATTCCCTGGATCGCCTTCGTGGCGGGCCTGATCGGCGCCGGCCTTCAATACGGCGCCCAGTACTGGATGAACGCCGTCGACTATCCCTTGAACGTCGGCGGCCGGCCGCTGGACAGCTGGCCGGCCTTCATCCCGGCGACGCTGATCGTGGCGATCCTCTGGGCCGGGGCCGCGACCCTGATCGGGCTGCTCCTGATTCTGCGGCTGCCGCGGCTCCATCATCCCGTCTTCGCCGTTCACGGTTTCGAGCGGGCGTCCAACGACCGCTTCTTCCTCTGCATTCTCGGCGACGATCCGCTCTTCGAGGACAACGAGACCCGCGGCTTCCTGGAGGCCCAGTCGCCGATGATCGTGCGGGAGGTTCCCGCATGCGGCTGATCTTGAGCCTCGTCGGCCTGGGTCTTCTCCTGGCCGCCTGCGATACCGGCACCGAGGAGCGGAATGCCGTCGCGTCCACGCGGACCGTTCAGAGACCCTACCAGGCGCTGCCGCCGGGCACCGTCGCCCGGGGAACGGCCGCCCGGCAGGCGGCCCTGGAACCGCCCGGGCCTGAACCGACGCCACAACTCCTCGCACGGGGCGAGGAGAGGTTCCGGGTGTTCTGCTCACCCTGCCACGGGATCAGCGGGCGCGGCGACGGAACCGTGGTCTCGCGCGGCTTTGCGCCGCCGCCCTCCTATCACGAGGAGAGGCTGCGCGGCCTGACGCCCGAGCAGATCGTCCAGGTGATCACCCACGGCAAGGGCCGGATGTTTCCTTACGCGGACCGCGTGCCGCCCGAGGAGCGCTGGGCCATAGCGCATCACGTGAAGCGGTTGCAGGAGCGGGACGCCGATGCACCCGAGGCTTCGGAGGCCGGAACCCCATGAGCCTCATCGACGCCTTCTACGTCGCGTTCATCGGCCTGTCGGGGTTCGCCATGGGCAGCCTCGCGGTACTGATGATCGGCCACGTCATGAGCGAGCACTGGCTCGCCCCGGTGCGAGCCGAGGTGGAGGCCGCCGCCCTCACGGTGCCGCTCCTGATGCTCCTCGGCGTGCCGCTCGCCTTCGGCCTCGGGGAGATCTTTCCCTGGGTCGGCGGGCGAGCCGGCCTGCCGCCCCTTCGGGCCGCGTTCCTGAGCCCTGGCTTCTTCCTCCTGAGGAGCGCCGCCTATCTGACGGTCTGCGCCGGGCTGGCCCTCTGGCTGATCCGCGCCCGGAACGTGCGCCGGGCGAGCGCTGTCGGGCTCGCGCTCCTGACGCCGATCATGAGCTTTGCGGCCTATGACTGGGTTCTGTCCCGGGAGCCGCATTGGTGGTCGAGCCTCTTCGGCTTCGCCTTCGGGCTGAGCCAGGCCCTGGCCGCCCTCGCACTCGCGATCCTCGTCACGCTGCTCAGGCCGGAGCCTGCCTCGCCGGCGCGCATGAAGAGCCTGGAGCGCGCCTTACTGACATTGGCGCTTGTCACCCTGTGGACATGGTTCGCGCAGTTCATCATCGTCTGGCTGGCCAACCTGCCGGATGGCGCCGCGTGGTACATGAGGCGGTCGGATGCCGGGAGTCTCACCCTTCTCAAAGGAGCCTACGGGCTGATGCTGGCCGCCATCGTGGTGCTGGTGCCGTCCGGCGTCAGCCGGGCCGGCATGATCGCCGGAAGCGCGCTGGCGCTCCTCTACCACGGCGCCCACACACTCTGGATCCTCCAGCCCGAGAAGGATCCGTCATGGGCCGATCTCGGCGTGATCCTCGGGGCTGCGATCGTCTGGTTTGCGGCATTCGCGGCCGTGATGCGACTTCGTCCGACCTACGCCGAGGAAGCGGCGGCGGAACCCTAACTTTTGGCGCCAGAGCCGATGGGGGTATTCGGGATGAGGCGGCGCGTGCGCGGCTCCGTTTCCGACGGATCGGAGGCCGGCCGCGGCGGATCGATTATCGTGTCGTCCGGCTCGCGGAGCGGGAGCGGGGGATCGGGGGGATAGACCGGCGCCCGGTCGGCGCTGCGGCTGTAGAGATAGCTTGCGATGTGGCGGGCCTCCGCCTCCGTCACGCCTTGGGTCGGCATGCCGGTGCGGGGCTTCAGGGCGACGGGGTCGACGAGCCAGGCGATCAGGTTCGGCGGGGTGTTCGGCAGGAACCCGGCGAGAAGGTGCTGGCGGGCATAATCCTTCAGCTCGGGCCCGACCCGGCCTCTCGCCCCTCTGACGCCGTCGATCGCGTGACAGGTGCCGCAGCCATAGGATTGGATCAGGGCGCGTCCCCGTTCGGGTTCGCCATCGGCGATCTTCATGGCGGACCCATCCTGCGACTCGCTGCAGGCGGCGATCCCCGCAAGAATCGGGACGAGGGAGAGGCAGGTCAGTGCGCGCCGGATCATGGGCTCTGCTTGAGAAGTTTCGGTGAGGCAACCGGCGGGCGCATTCTCCGTTCCCGGCCCGGGGCCGTCACCAGCCGGAGCGCCATGATCAGGCCGGCCAGGAGATAGATGCCGCACATGGGAAGGGACATGATCGCGCCGGCCAATTGCTGATCCTCCAGGGCGCTCAGGCCCCAGGCGGCAGTGTCGGGCGAGTGATAGAGCGCCTCGCGGGCGAAGCTGAGGAGGGCGCTCAGGAGGCCGCTCTGCAGCAGCGTGACGAAGCACGCGATCAGGGCGGCAGCCGCCCCTTGGCGCCCCGACCGGGCCTTGATGATCGCGCGCCAGAACAGGAGCGCGGTGCCGAAGAAGAGAACATGCTCGAGCCAGTGAAGCCGGTCCGACGCGAGCGCGGCGTCGAAGAGCGCCGGGCTGTGCCAGATCCACAGGGTCGCCATGTGGATCATGGCGGCCGGGATCGGTTTCGCGCAGGGCGCGAGTAGGGCGAACGCCGCTCTCGTCGGTCCGTTGCGCGCCAGCCCGCGCCGCCAGGAAGCGGGCAGGGCCCAGAGCCAGGGCACCTCCGGCTTGCCGAGCACGAGGAGCGGCGGCGCGACCGCGATCAGGAGGATGTGCTGCACCATGTGGGCCGACAGGAGCGGCTTGGAGAGCCCCTCCAGCGGTGAGAGAAGCGCGACCGCCAGCACGAGGATTCCTGCGGCGAAGGAGAGGACCTGCGCCAGGCCGAATCCCGGCAGGAACCGGCCGAGCTGCGCGCGCAGGCGCCATGTGCCGAGGACGAACAGCAGGCTCGAAGCCGCGAGCGGAATCGTGACGAGAGGATCGACCGACCAGGAATGCCAGAGATCGCCCGGGCCGTGAGGAGCCGTGCCATGGGCGAGGGCCGGGCCGCTGGACAGGAGCGCGGCCGCAACCGCGAGGCGCGGCGCGGCTTTCGGCCATTTCCGACAGGACGTTTCGCGGGAACCAAGTCTCACGGCCAAGCTTATCCGTTCAGGGCATGCAGCACCCATGTAGGGCGGATGGATCTCGAAGCGACACGGCAGGGCCCTGCGGGGCGGCTGCGCACGGCGATGGCGCGTGCGGCCGTCGTCGCGTGCGCGCTCTCCCTCATGGGTTGCGACGGGGTTCAGTCGGCGCTCGATCCAGCCGGCGGCGACGCGCTTCGGATCTACCGGCTCACGCTCGTGATGACGATCGGCGGCAGTCTGATCTTTCTTCTCGTCACCGGGCTCCTGCTCTATGCGATCTTCGCCGCGCCGGAGCGCCGGGTCTGGCTCGGCAGCCGCAGGACGGTGATCATCGGCGGGCTCGCCTTTCCCATCGTGGTTCTGTCCGGTCTTCTGCCCTATGGGCTCATCGTCATGCGCGACACGGACGTCCCGAGGTCGGGCGCGCTCCCCGTCGAGGTGATCGGCGAGCAGTACTGGTGGCGTGTGAAATATCCGGCCGAGCAGGAGAGGGCCGAGTTCTCCACGGCGAACGAGCTCGTCGTTCCCGTCGGCCGGCCCGTGACGGTGTCGGTCACCGCCGCCGACGTGATCCACAGCTTCTGGATCCCGAATTTCGGCGGCAAGGTCGACATGATCCCGGGGCGCGTCAACCGCCTCAACTTCACGGCCGAGCGACCGGGAACCTATCGCGGCGTCTGCGCCGAGTTCTGCGGCGACCAGCATGCCCGCATGGCCTTCGACGTGGTGGCGCTGGAGCCCGATGCCTTCGCGGCTTGGCGCGATGAGCAGGCCAACCCCGCCCGGGAGCCGGACCTTCCCGACCGGGCGCGGGGCCGGGAGCTGTTCCGCGCCGGAGGATGCGGCTCGTGCCATGTGGTGCGCGGGACCGAGGCCGATGGGGCGTTCGGTCCGGATCTGACCCATGTGGGCAGCCGCCGCACCATCGGGGCCGGCCAGTTTCCGAACAATGTCGGCACGCTCGCCGGCTGGATCGCCAACACGCAGCACATCAAGCCGGGCGTCAGGATGCCGTCCTACGGGTCGTTCACGGGCGAGGACCTGCGGGCGCTGGCCGGGTATCTGGAGAGCTTGAAATGAATGTGTCCGAGCGCCCCGGATCCTTCGCCCCGCAGGAGCCCGATCTCCCCAATCCGCTGCCGCGCCCGGCAGGCGAGTTCGAGGCGCTCGAGAGGGCCTGGAAGGCTCCGCGCGGCCTCAGCTTCATCACGGCCGTCAACAACACCTATGTGGGCCTGTGGTATGTCGGCACGGCGTTCCTGTTCTTCATCCTGGCGGGCATCCTCGCGCTGATCATGCGCGCGCAGCTCGCGGCCCCGGAAAGCGATCTCGTCGGACACGATCTCTACAACCAGCTCTTCACCATGCACGGCACGGTGATGATGTTCCTCTTCGCGGTGCCGGCCGTCGAGGCCGCGAGCGTCTATCTCCTGCCCAACATGCAGGCGGCGCGCGACCTGCCGTTCCCGCGTCTGTCGGCCTATGCCTTCTGGGCTTATTTCGTCGGCGGGCTCGTGTTCTTCGGCACGATCTTCTTCGGCCTGTCGCCCAATGGCGGCTGGTTCATGTATCCGCCGCTCACCGGCAGCAAGTACTCGCCGGCCGAGAACGCCGACTGGTGGCTGCTCGGCATCGGCTTCATCGAGATTTCGGCCATCGCGGGCGCCATCGAGATCATCGTGGGCGTGATGAAGACCCGGGCGGTCGGCATGAGCCTCGACAAGCTGCCGGTCTATTCCTGGGCCATGCTCGTCTTCGCCGTGATGATCGTCATCGGGTTTCCGGCGATCATCCTGGGCACGCTGCTGCTCGAGATGGAGCGCGCCTTCGACTGGCCGTTCTTCATCGCCGAGAGGGGCGGGGATCCGCTGCTGTGGCAGCACCTGTTCTGGTTCTTCGGCCACCCGGAGGTCTACATCATCTTCCTGCCGGCGACCGGCATGGTGTCGATGATCGTGCCCGCCATGGCGCAGACGCCGCTGGTCGGCTACCGCCTGATCGTGCTGGCGCTCATCGCCACGGGGTTCCTCTCCTTCGGCCTGTGGGTGCACCACATGTTCGCCACCGGCCTGCCGAAGATGTCGCTGAGCTTCTTCTCGGCGGCCAGCACGGCCGTGTCGGTGCCGAGCGGCATCCAGGTCTTCGCGTGGATCGCCACCATCGCGTCCGGGCGCATGAAGCTCACCACGCCGTCGCTCTTCATCATCGGGTTCCTGTTCATCTTCACCCTCGGCGGCCTCACCGGCGTGATGGTCGCCATGGCGCCGTTCGACTGGCAGGCGCATGACAGCTACTTCGTCGTGGCGCACCTGCATTACGTGCTCATCGGTGGCATGGTGTTCCCGCTCTTCGCCGCCTTCTATTACTGGGTGCCGGTGGCGAGCAAACGCCCCCTGTCCGAGCGGCTCGGGCGCTGGGTGTTCGGCCTGATGTTCCTCGGCGTGAACGTCACGTTCCTGCCGATGCACGTCACCGGTCTCATTGGCATGCCGCGGCGCGTCTATACCTATCCGGTCGGCATGGGATGGGACGCGCTCAACCTGGTCTCGACCGTCGGGGCCTTCATGATCGCCGCGGGCGTCGCGGTCTTCCTCGTCGATCTGGCACGCAACTTCCGCTTCGCCGGCGAGGACAATGCCGGCAACATCTGGAACGCCAGCACCCTCGAATGGCTGCCGAACGGCAACTACAACACGCGCAGCATTCCCTCGGTCGTCAGCCGCGATCCGCTCTGGGATCAGCCCAACCTGTCGAAACACGTGGAGGACGGCCGCTACTACCTGCCCGGAACCGCCACGGGCGGGCGCGAGGCGCTGGTCACGAGCCCGTTCGATGCGACGCCGCAATACATCCTGCAGGTTCCCGGCCCCGGATGGCAGCCCGTGCTGGCGGCCGTGTTCACGGCGGCGTTCTTCCTGCTCCTGACGGTGAAGTTCGTGCTCACGTCCGTGGTCTGCGGCGTGATCGCGGTCGGCTGCGTG is part of the Microvirga terrae genome and encodes:
- a CDS encoding cbb3-type cytochrome c oxidase subunit I, giving the protein MNVSERPGSFAPQEPDLPNPLPRPAGEFEALERAWKAPRGLSFITAVNNTYVGLWYVGTAFLFFILAGILALIMRAQLAAPESDLVGHDLYNQLFTMHGTVMMFLFAVPAVEAASVYLLPNMQAARDLPFPRLSAYAFWAYFVGGLVFFGTIFFGLSPNGGWFMYPPLTGSKYSPAENADWWLLGIGFIEISAIAGAIEIIVGVMKTRAVGMSLDKLPVYSWAMLVFAVMIVIGFPAIILGTLLLEMERAFDWPFFIAERGGDPLLWQHLFWFFGHPEVYIIFLPATGMVSMIVPAMAQTPLVGYRLIVLALIATGFLSFGLWVHHMFATGLPKMSLSFFSAASTAVSVPSGIQVFAWIATIASGRMKLTTPSLFIIGFLFIFTLGGLTGVMVAMAPFDWQAHDSYFVVAHLHYVLIGGMVFPLFAAFYYWVPVASKRPLSERLGRWVFGLMFLGVNVTFLPMHVTGLIGMPRRVYTYPVGMGWDALNLVSTVGAFMIAAGVAVFLVDLARNFRFAGEDNAGNIWNASTLEWLPNGNYNTRSIPSVVSRDPLWDQPNLSKHVEDGRYYLPGTATGGREALVTSPFDATPQYILQVPGPGWQPVLAAVFTAAFFLLLTVKFVLTSVVCGVIAVGCVIWWLWETDPGPVRPPADIGGGIVVPVYVTGPMNHSWWAMIVLMVVCGMVFTCLIFSYLFLWLVNPGAWPPQGIEPPERLWPLVSAALYIASAALIVVASRILRGDDRRSPRAVPILIAVALLLVSGASAADLWAQWRTGLSPSAHAYGAAVYAIVSLQIFFVLTTLVMGLYTIARWLAGRLDSIRRTTFDNTMLFWSYTVGQGLVGLAVVHGFPRLIGGP